The Candidatus Deferrimicrobiaceae bacterium genomic sequence GGATACCGGCGATCTTCTTGACCTCGTCGGCCGAGAGCGGCGAGAAGACGACCACGTCGTCGAGCCGGTTGATGAACTCGGGCGAGAAGCGGTTCTCGACCGCCTTCAGGACGCTCTTCTTGACCGACCCGAAGTCTCCGGTCCCTTCGCCGAAGCCGAGCGGGCGCGACAGCTTGGACAACTCGTCGGCGCCGAGGTTGCTGGTCATGATGATGATCGAATCGGAGAAGTAGACCTTCTTGCCGCGCCCGTCGGTCAGCCATCCTTCGTCGAACACCTGGAGGAACAGGTTGTGGACGTAGGAGTCGGCCTTCTCGATCTCGTCGAGCAGCACGACCGTATACGGGTTGTCGCGGAGCTGGTTGGACAGGATGCCGCCCCGCTCGGAGCCGACGATGCCGCGCGGCATGCCGATGAGCTTGTCGACCGCGAGGTTGCCGTCGCGGTACTCGGACATGTCGACGCGCACCATGTGCTTCTCGTCGCCGAAGAGGTACTCGGCCAACGCCCGCGCCATCTCGGTCTTGCCGACGCCCGTGGGCCCCAAGAAGAGCAGGACCCCGTCGGGCCGGTTGAGGTTGGCCTTGAGCGGCCCCTTGTTGAGCCGGAGCGAGCGGGCGACCGCGTCGATCGCCTCCTTCTGGCCGACGACCCTGCGGGACAGCTTCTCCTCGAGGTCGCCGAACCGGTCGAGCACGTCGCGTCGGATGACGTCCTCGGGCGTCCGGGTCTCGTCGGCGATGACGTAGAGCACGTCTGCGGACGTGACGACCAGCTCCTCGCCCCCCCGAAGCTCGGCCCGCACGCAGGCGGTGTCGAGCCAGTTGATGACCTTGTCGGGCAGCCGCAGCGACCGGGCGTACCGTTCGGACATGGACAGCGCGAAGTCGATCGCGGCGTCCTCGATGGTCACGCCGTAGTTGGCTTCGAGCCGCGGCTTGAGCCCGATGAGGATCTCGCGGGCGTCCTCGAGCGACGGCTCCTCGATCTTGACGACGCGGAAGCGGCGCGCCAGCGCCTCGTCCTCCTGGATGATCTCCTTGAACTCGGTCGCGGTCGTGGCGCCGATGATCTGCAGCTCGCCGCGCGCGAGGCTCGACTTGAAGATGTTGGCCGCGTCGGACGGAACGCCCATCGCGGAGCCCGCCCCGACGATCGTGTGCGCCTCGTCGATGAACAGGATGAGGTTCTTGCGCTCCTTGACCTCGGAGATGACCTTCTCGATCCGGTCCTCGAACATCCCGCGGAAGACGGTGCCCGCGACGATCGTGTTCATCTGCAGGTTGACGATCTGGTGGCTGCGCAGCCGCTCGGGAATCCGGTGCGGCTCGTACTCGAGGCGCATCGCGAGCCCCTCGGCGACGGCGGTCTTGCCCACCCCGGGATCGCCGATGATCATGACCGAGTTGCTGCGGTCCTTGTGGCACAGGTATTCGACGATCCGGTCGATCTCGCGCTCGCGGCCGATGATCGGCGGGATCTTCCCCTCACGCGCAAGCTGGTTGAGGTTGACGGCGAACGTCTTGAGATTCGGCGGCAGTTCATACCGCTTCCGGACCTCCTCGACCTTTTCTTCGCGGCTGCGCAGCTGCCCGGCGAAGCGCGACAAGGCCACACCCGGGTCGAGCCCGTACCCCTTGAGGATGCGCGCCGGGATCGAATGGACCTCGTGGAAGATGCCCAGGAAGATGTCCTCGGCGTCGATGTTGGGGCGCCGGTTTCGCTGGGCGGTCTCCCAGGCGACGCGGAAC encodes the following:
- a CDS encoding ATP-dependent Clp protease ATP-binding subunit, with the translated sequence MMEIAFYREKLSDSGHRVLNAAIEESQRRHHYYLGLEHLFIAFAIEEKATFAELMASIGLDVDAVLYSVNEHLNISRQYLGVGLKVPPATKQVFRVAWETAQRNRRPNIDAEDIFLGIFHEVHSIPARILKGYGLDPGVALSRFAGQLRSREEKVEEVRKRYELPPNLKTFAVNLNQLAREGKIPPIIGREREIDRIVEYLCHKDRSNSVMIIGDPGVGKTAVAEGLAMRLEYEPHRIPERLRSHQIVNLQMNTIVAGTVFRGMFEDRIEKVISEVKERKNLILFIDEAHTIVGAGSAMGVPSDAANIFKSSLARGELQIIGATTATEFKEIIQEDEALARRFRVVKIEEPSLEDAREILIGLKPRLEANYGVTIEDAAIDFALSMSERYARSLRLPDKVINWLDTACVRAELRGGEELVVTSADVLYVIADETRTPEDVIRRDVLDRFGDLEEKLSRRVVGQKEAIDAVARSLRLNKGPLKANLNRPDGVLLFLGPTGVGKTEMARALAEYLFGDEKHMVRVDMSEYRDGNLAVDKLIGMPRGIVGSERGGILSNQLRDNPYTVVLLDEIEKADSYVHNLFLQVFDEGWLTDGRGKKVYFSDSIIIMTSNLGADELSKLSRPLGFGEGTGDFGSVKKSVLKAVENRFSPEFINRLDDVVVFSPLSADEVKKIAGIHLGALRKTMASHGKTLDVTEAALSALARTGFSVKYGARFLKRHIDEKVKIPITLRWKETDHFYLDAVNGEVAVITEKVPA